The Diospyros lotus cultivar Yz01 chromosome 15, ASM1463336v1, whole genome shotgun sequence genome has a window encoding:
- the LOC127792663 gene encoding pentatricopeptide repeat-containing protein At1g15510, chloroplastic encodes MAISAKTPPVSLHPDLPPTIHSVTHKLKALNFSRVLKTNHFSLSKAYEISVLSSGSIDTRDPNSHLCDLCLRGHLEQALRCLDSMQELQIAVQEEACIALVKLCEWKRAADDSSRVYSYISNSRTQLSIRLGNALLSMFVRLGNLVDAWLVFAKMVERDVFSWNVLLGGFAKAGYFDEALNLYHRMLWAGIKPDVYTFPCVLRTCGGVPDLGRGREVHAHVIRFGFESDIDVLNALITMYTKCGDLFNARLVFDRMPRRDGISWNAMISGYIENDDCLEGLSLFFMMRELSFDPDLFTMTSVISACELLGDERLGRAIHGIVVRTGFGIDVSVSNSLIQMYSSVGNLEETEKLFATVESKDVISWTAMISGYEHNGLPNKAVETYNAMELEGVAPDEIAIASVLSACASLGLLDMGVKLHELAKRTGLISHVIVANTLIDLYSKCGCIDKALEVFHQIPDKNVISWTSIILGLRINNRSFEALVFFRQMKLSLNPNSVTFVSVLSACARIGALMCGKEIHAYVLRTGLGFDGFLPNALLDMYVRCGRMELAWNQFNAHRKDIASWNILLTGYAQMGKGSLAVELFDRMTKSGIKPDDITFISLLCACSRSGMVTEGLEYFNSMKNEYCIVPNVKHYACVVDLLGRAGKLENAYDFIQAMPINPDAAIWGALLNACRIHRQAELGEVAAQRIFDIDDSSVGYYVLLCNLYAESGKWDDVARLRKKMIEKGVTTDPGCSWVEVKGKVHAFLSGDDFHPQIKEINAVLAGFYEKMKAAGLDEPRRSSMDEVEASRAEILCGHSERRAIAFGLINTVPGMPIWVTKNLYMCESCHNTIKFITKVVRREISVRDTEHFHHFKDGVCSCGDEGYWGKTQRGQELTKS; translated from the coding sequence ATGGCGATCTCTGCTAAAACCCCACCGGTTTCTCTTCATCCAGACCTGCCTCCTACTATCCACTCGGTAACCCACAAGCTCAAAGCGCTAAATTTCTCTCGTGTCCTCAAAACCAACCACTTCTCCTTGAGCAAGGCCTACGAGATATCCGTCCTCAGCTCCGGCTCCATCGACACCCGAGACCCCAACTCCCACTTATGCGACCTATGCCTTCGAGGCCACTTGGAGCAAGCCCTAAGATGCCTAGACTCGATGCAGGAGCTTCAAATCGCGGTCCAGGAAGAAGCTTGCATTGCTCTCGTGAAGCTATGCGAGTGGAAGCGGGCTGCCGACGATAGTTCGAGGGTTTACTCTTATATATCGAATTCGAGGACCCAGTTGAGTATTCGACTCGGAAATGCTTTGTTGAGTATGTTCGTGAGGTTGGGTAATTTGGTTGATGCCTGGCTCGTGTTTGCGAAAATGGTGGAGAGAGACGTGTTTTCTTGGAATGTCTTGCTGGGCGGGTTTGCCAAAGCGGGTTATTTTGATGAAGCCTTGAATTTGTACCATCGGATGTTGTGGGCCGGGATTAAACCCGATGTTTATACGTTTCCCTGTGTTTTGAGGACATGCGGCGGCGTGCCGGATTTGGGTAGGGGTAGGGAGGTTCATGCTCATGTTATTAGATTTGGGTTTGAGTCGGATATTGATGTGCTCAATGCTTTGATCACCATGTATACGAAATGTGGTGATCTGTTTAATGCACGGTTGGTGTTTGATAGAATGCCAAGGAGGGACGGGATTTCTTGGAATGCGATGATTTCAGGGTATATTGAGAACGACGACTGTTTAGAAGGACTGAGTTTGTTCTTTATGATGCGTGAACTTTCTTTTGATCCGGATTTGTTTACCATGACTAGTGTGATCTCGGCCTGTGAGCTTCTTGGTGACGAGAGATTGGGGAGAGCAATTCATGGGATTGTAGTGAGAACAGGATTTGGGATTGATGTTTCAGTGAGTAATTCGTTAATCCAAATGTATTCTAGTGTTgggaatttagaagaaactgAAAAACTTTTTGCCACAGTCGAGTCTAAAGATGTCATATCTTGGACGGCAATGATTTCAGGTTACGAGCATAACGGTTTGCCTAATAAAGCTGTGGAAACTTACAATGCTATGGAGCTAGAAGGTGTCGCTCCAGATGAGATTGCCATTGCTAGTGTGCTATCTGCCTGCGCTTCTTTAGGACTTCTAGACATGGGGGTTAAGCTGCAcgagcttgccaagaggacaGGACTCATATCACATGTTATAGTTGCAAACACTCTCATTGATTTGTATTCCAAGTGTGGATGCATTGACAAGGCTTTGGAGGTTTTCCACCAGATTCCTGACAAGAATGTGATATCTTGGACATCAATCATCCTTGGGCTTAGGATCAACAATCGGAGCTTTGAGGCTTTGGTTTTCTTTAGGCAAATGAAACTTAGTCTAAACCCTAACTCCGTTACCTTTGTCTCTGTCCTCTCTGCATGTGCTAGGATAGGAGCTTTGATGTGCGGGAAGGAGATCCATGCCTATGTGTTGAGAACTGGATTGGGGTTTGATGGTTTTTTACCAAATGCACTCCTCGATATGTATGTAAGGTGTGGAAGAATGGAACTTGCATGGAACCAATTTAATGCTCACAGAAAAGACATAGCTTCATGGAATATTCTTCTTACTGGCTATGCCCAAATGGGAAAAGGATCACTTGCTGTGGAGCTATTTGATAGAATGACGAAATCAGGGATAAAACCAGATGACATCACTTTCATTTCCTTATTATGTGCATGTAGTAGATCAGGTATGGTGACCGAAGGTTTGGAGTACTTCAATAGCATGAAAAATGAGTATTGTATTGTTCCAAATGTGAAGCATTATGCTTGTGTGGTTGATTTACTTGGCCGTGCTGGGAAATTGGAGAATGCTTATGATTTTATTCAGGCAATGCCTATAAATCCAGATGCAGCCATATGGGGGGCTTTACTAAATGCATGCAGGATCCACAGGCAGGCTGAACTTGGGGAAGTTGCTGCACAGCGTATTTTTGATATTGACGACAGTAGTGTTGGGTATTATGTTCTCTTGTGTAACCTCTATGCCGAATCCGGTAAATGGGATGATGTTGCAAGACTTAGAAAAAAGATGATAGAGAAAGGGGTTACCACTGATCCTGGATGCAGTTGGGTGGAAGTGAAAGGCAAAGTCCATGCTTTCCTCAGTGGTGATGATTTCCACCCtcaaataaaggaaataaatgcAGTTTTAGCTGGTTTCTATGAGAAAATGAAGGCAGCTGGTTTGGATGAACCGAGAAGAAGCTCTATGGATGAAGTTGAAGCTTCAAGAGCTGAAATTTTATGCGGGCACAGTGAGAGACGAGCCATTGCATTTGGGCTCATAAACACTGTCCCTGGGATGCCCATTTGGGTAACAAAGAATCTCTACATGTGTGAAAGCTGTCATAATACCATCAAGTTTATCACTAAGGTAGTTCGAAGAGAGATTTCTGTTAGGGATACTGAACATTTCCACCATTTCAAGGACGGAGTCTGCTCTTGTGGCGATGAGGGTTACTGGGGAAAGACTCAACGAGGACAGGAGCTGACAAAATCCTGA